Genomic segment of Bdellovibrio bacteriovorus:
CATGGCTCAGGGGGGAATCTCTGCGGTTATGTCGGAGGAGGACAGCTTCGAGTCGCATATCCAGGATACACTGGTTGCGGGCGCTGGCTTGTGCAAAGAAACTGTAGTTCGCAATTATGTAGAGCAAGCCCCTGAACGCATTCAGGATTTACAAAACTGGGGTGTTCATTTCGACGTTAAAAAAAGAGGCTCAGAAGAGACCAATGAAATCGATTTGACGCGCGAAGGCGGACACAGCTTCCGTCGCATTCTTCACTTCGAAGACCAAACGGGATTAGAAATTCACCGCACTCTTTTGGCCCGCGTTCGCGAAAATCCCAACATCACTTTGCTTGAACGCTTTTACGCCATTGACCTGATTGTAAACAAAGAAGTCGATCCGAATGATATGAATCCTGTTCATTGCATCGGTGCCTACGCTTTGAACAAAAATGATGGCGAGGTGCATACATTTTTAGCGAAGAACACCATTCTGGCTACGGGTGGCGCGGGAAAAGTTTACCTTTACACTTCGAACTGGAGTGGCGCGACAGGTGACGGCATCGCCATGGCTTACCGTGTGGGTGCTCGTATCGCGAATCTAGAATTCATGCAATTTCATCCCACCTGCCTTTTCCATCGCGAATCGCGCAATTTTTTAATTTCAGAAGCTCTTCGCGGTGAAGGTGGCGAATTGATCGATGCCGCAGGCCACCCTTTCATGCAGAAATATCACAAGCTCGGATCACTGGCTCCTCGCGACGTTGTGGCTCGTTCCATCGACAAAGAGATGAAAAAAACCGGTGCCGAATGTGTTTATCTCGACATGACAAAACTGGATCGCGAATTTTTGAAAAGTCGCTTTCCCACAATTTTCAACAAGTGCCTTGAGTACGGCATCGACATGAGTGAATCCCCGATTCCGGTGGTTCCCGCAGCCCACTACTTGTGTGGTGGCGTGCTGACAGACCTCAATGGTCGCACGGATGTTCCGGGTCTCTGGGCGGTTGGAGAAACGGCTTGCACGGGCTTGCATGGCGCAAATCGATTGGCCTCGAATTCCTTACTTGAGTGTTTAACGATGGCCCACAATTGTTCCGAGCAAATCAAGCAGCAATGGGACACGGATAAGTTCTTCCCGATGGATCCCAAACCTTGGACTCACCCCGAAGAATCGAATGATGACGAGATGATCGTTATCAACCACATGTGGGACGAGATTCGCCGCCTGATGTGGAACTACATGGGAATTGTCCGCTCTAACAAACGTCTGGAACGCGCTCAACATCGCTTGCAGAATATTTTGGCAGAGACGAAAGAATACTATTCTCACATGAAGATTCATTCGGACATCTTAGAGCTGCGCAATATCGCCATCGTTGCCAACTTGTCAGTGGAATGCGCCCTTCGCCGCCAAGAATCGCGAGGTATCCATTTCAATATCGATTATCCTGAATCCAGTCCGGAACCGCACGATACAATCGTGGTCCGGGGCCTGATTTGACTTGCCCGCTGATTGCTCTCGCGGCAATCTAAAGGGTATGTACAAAAGATCTGAAGGCTTTTTTAAAGGTTATCAGGACATCAACCTGTTCTTTCAAATTTGGGACAACCCCAATGCTCGTGGAACCGTTATAATCAATCACGGCCAAGGAGAACACTCGGAATCTTACCACCGCCTGATCAAAGCATTTGAAAATGATCAGTGGAGTTTTTATGGGTGGGACTTACGAGGGCACGGCCGCTCTGAAGGTCGTCGCGGTTACGTTGCGCAGTTTGATGATTACTGCAAAGACTATAAAATCTTTTTGGACATGGTTCTTAAGAACGAAAAAGTGAAACAAGGCCCGGTGATTCTTTTCTGTCACTCGATGGGTGCCTTGATTGAGCTTAAAACTCTTTTACGCAATCCCGATACTCGCTGCGATGGCATTGTTGTCAGCTCTCCGCTTTTGGGAGTTTCTGTTCCGGTGCCTGTTTATAAATCCAAAGGTGCGGTGATCTTAAACTCATTGCTGCCAACGATCACGATGGGCAACGAGCTGACAAATGATATGCTCACGCGCGATCCGGATGTGATTCGCGAATTTGAACAAGACGCTCTTCGCCACAATCGTATTTCCCCAGGGGCGTTCTTGGGTTTCCTTGAATCTTTTGAATACGTTCTGCCTCGTGCAAACGAAATCAAAAAGCCTGCTTTATTTGTCATCGCTGAAAACGATCCCGTAGTCAGCAGTTTGGAAACAAAAAAGTTTTACGATAAGTTAGGCAGTCAGAAAAAAGAAATTTATATTTACCCTGAAGCAAAACATGAAGTCGTCAACGATATCATGCGCACGACAGTTTTTGCAGATATCAAAAAATTCTTAGACGGTTTCTTGGAGTCTAAATAATGAAATACCTTTTGAGCCTTTGTTTTTTACTTTCTGCATGTGCCAGCACTTACGAAGTAACTCCCGCAGGTCACACGATCAAAACTAAAGATGACTATATGGAAGTGATCGAAAAGTATTCCGATCAAGTGCGCCAGTATTCGGGATTTTACAACACTTTGGATTTCCAAGCGACCTTGTTGAATTCAACAGTGGCTCAGGCCCAACTAGCTCAAAGCAGTATGCTTTATCAGTGGGATGAAAAACGTTTCACTGAAGAAAAAGGAAAGTACGAAAACCGCCTGAGCAAAGAAGCGGAAGTGTTTTTGAGCTTTTACACTCCAGAAAGAAAGAACGATGATCTTTTTAAAGATACGACGATTTGGAAAATCTTTTTGGATGTCGATGGCCGTCGCTACGAAGGCAAGGCTAAGAAACTTAAATTGCAGTTAGCCGAAATCGAAGGTCTTTATCCTTACCACAACCGTTTTTACACACCCTACTCTGTGATCTTCCCGGTTCCTATGCGCTCTATCGAAGGTAAACCGATGAAAATGACTATCACGGGTGCTGTCGGCTCTGGCGTTTTAAATTTCCAACCTTAATAAGTTTTTCTAGGAAGTCCGTCTGAAAAGGACGGACTTTTTTTTGCCTTAATTGCGCTTAAAGCGTCTTCCCACTTCAATATCAAAAAGTGGCTTCACGAATTTCGCAATCTTCAATCCGACACCCGTTAATCCGCTAGGTTCTAAAACCTCGATATCATGAAGAATCGCTTCACGAATCATTTGCGCGTATTTTGCGGGAGAAATCGACTCCGTCGGAATCACAAAATTCTTCGAGTACAAGGTCTCGATCTCATCAAACATGCGCGTCTTGATTCCC
This window contains:
- the nadB gene encoding L-aspartate oxidase; the protein is MSTHRSDVLIIGSGSAGLALALKLSSLGKVIVLAKESAGGTNSAMAQGGISAVMSEEDSFESHIQDTLVAGAGLCKETVVRNYVEQAPERIQDLQNWGVHFDVKKRGSEETNEIDLTREGGHSFRRILHFEDQTGLEIHRTLLARVRENPNITLLERFYAIDLIVNKEVDPNDMNPVHCIGAYALNKNDGEVHTFLAKNTILATGGAGKVYLYTSNWSGATGDGIAMAYRVGARIANLEFMQFHPTCLFHRESRNFLISEALRGEGGELIDAAGHPFMQKYHKLGSLAPRDVVARSIDKEMKKTGAECVYLDMTKLDREFLKSRFPTIFNKCLEYGIDMSESPIPVVPAAHYLCGGVLTDLNGRTDVPGLWAVGETACTGLHGANRLASNSLLECLTMAHNCSEQIKQQWDTDKFFPMDPKPWTHPEESNDDEMIVINHMWDEIRRLMWNYMGIVRSNKRLERAQHRLQNILAETKEYYSHMKIHSDILELRNIAIVANLSVECALRRQESRGIHFNIDYPESSPEPHDTIVVRGLI
- a CDS encoding alpha/beta hydrolase is translated as MYKRSEGFFKGYQDINLFFQIWDNPNARGTVIINHGQGEHSESYHRLIKAFENDQWSFYGWDLRGHGRSEGRRGYVAQFDDYCKDYKIFLDMVLKNEKVKQGPVILFCHSMGALIELKTLLRNPDTRCDGIVVSSPLLGVSVPVPVYKSKGAVILNSLLPTITMGNELTNDMLTRDPDVIREFEQDALRHNRISPGAFLGFLESFEYVLPRANEIKKPALFVIAENDPVVSSLETKKFYDKLGSQKKEIYIYPEAKHEVVNDIMRTTVFADIKKFLDGFLESK